A genome region from Eurosta solidaginis isolate ZX-2024a chromosome 2, ASM4086904v1, whole genome shotgun sequence includes the following:
- the Prosbeta4 gene encoding probable proteasome subunit beta type-2, which translates to METILGIRGDDFAIVAADTTQARSIVVMKEDENKIHKISNSLVFATMGDSGDTVQFTEFISKNIALYKMRNNYELSPKEAAHFTRKNLADYLRSRTPYQVNMMIAGYDEKTKKSALYFLDYLANSVEVKYSGQGYGAMFCQSIFDREYKHGLSKDEAYTILEHCVKEIQKRLVINQKNFKVALVNKDGVTSLPDIKAKIECN; encoded by the exons ATGGAGACGATTTTGGGAATACGTGGAGATGATTTTGCTATTGTTGCTGCTGATACGACGCAAGCCCGTTCTATAGTTGTGATGAAGGAAG atGAGAATAAGATACACAAGATTTCCAATAGTCTAGTATTTGCAACAATGGGAGATTCTGGTGATACTGTGCAGTTCACTGAATTCATTTCGAAAAACATTGCACTGTACAAAATGCGCAACAACTATGAACTATCTCCGAAGGAGGCTGCACATTTTACTCGCAAAAATCTTGCAGACTACCTGCGCAGCAGAACACCCTACCAAGTGAATATGATGATAGCCGG CTATGATGAAAAGACTAAAAAATCTGCGCTGTACTTCCTCGATTATTTGGCCAATTCAGTAGAAGTAAAATACAGCGGTCAGGGATATGGAGCCATGTTTTGTCAAAGTATCTTTGATAGAGAATACAAACATGGACTGAGTAAAGATGAAGCCTATACTATTCTTGAACATTGTGTTAAAGAAATTCAAAAACGACTCGTTATAAATCAGAAAAACTTTAAAGTTGCTCTTGTGAATAAGGATGGTGTTACATCACTGCCCGACATTAAAGCTAAAATTGAATGTAATTAA
- the ND-15 gene encoding uncharacterized protein ND-15, with amino-acid sequence MSLGPFLRTPFTDLTGCLINHQTYEKCGKMEMDMMDCLEAYGVERGEKMCVDLIADFNECVGLRKQLLRFHAMRAERLKQYYFGDRKKEDLFADPPRVDAY; translated from the exons ATGTCTCTGGGACCATTTTTGAGAACGCCGTTCACGGATTTGACTGGTTGTTTGATCAATCATCAAACTTATGAAAAATGTGGCAAGATGGAAATGGATATGATGGATTGTCTCGAGGCTTATGGAGTAGAAAGAGGTGAAAAGATGTGTGTCGATTTAATAGCAGATTTTAATGAGTGTGTTGGACTTCGAAAACAACTTTTAAGATTTCAT GCAATGCGTGCTGAACGTCTAAAGCAGTACTATTTCGGAGATCGCAAAAAAGAAGACCTGTTTGCTGATCCTCCTCGAGTTGATGCTTATTAA
- the Pus10 gene encoding putative tRNA pseudouridine synthase Pus10, which produces MKNQELVDYLKECGVCLFCQLRHLKARGEEYKNLKQSFERLNVSYEDESDNTSDPIIKKKRENVCPTCLDLFSADFKEKLIDSILGTDIAKYECDGIVLAISIPIVLQLQPLAMWYALLDKFGKDINEERAPDVSLKEAIKLIINPTICERLKKTYDIENGIMININLGHAQEEAILYRLRKLNNLAYPPKKGQKLEQISRSLIEKKYNPSRVSLELFKDAFSVPPSIPNEGLKLESVTVYGPTTYVAGRYRKISRKLSHTPWVLNGKRVMDDSIEEIIIRNIAPYFCDQKKVNFMSSGREDVDVRCLGAGRPFVLEISNAFRTTMSSQQTLKMKANIDASQKVSVRDLQIVKREDLTHIKMGEEQKRKCYRALCQLDSPATVGILEMLNVTKGFEIQQKTPIRVLHRRPLLTRPRSIYSLKASVCEENKHLLILDVVTQAGTYIKELVHGEFGRTTPSIASIIGQRIDIVALDVEEIDLDWPPSID; this is translated from the exons ATGAAAAACCAGGAACTCGTGGATTATCTCAAAGAGTGCGGTGTATGTCTATTTTGCCAATTGCGGCATTTAAAAGCTCGTGGAGAAGAATACAAAAATCTTAAGCAGAGCTTCGAGCGT CTTAATGTGAGTTATGAAGATGAATCAGACAACACATCAGATCCCATTATTAAAAAGAAACGTGAAAATGTGTGTCCAACTTGTTTAGACTTATTTTCTGCTGATTTCAAAGAAAAGCTTATAGATTCCATATTAGGCACCGACATTGCTAAATATGAGTGTGATGGTATTGTTCTTGCTATCAGCATACCCATAGTGCTGCAATTGCAACCACTTGCGATGTGGTATGCTCTTTTAGACAAATTCGGCAAAGATATTAATGAAGAACGTGCACCAGATGTCTCTCTAAAAGAGGCTATTAAACTGATTATAAATCCCACAATTTGTGAGAGACTCAAAAAAACCTATGACATCGAAAACGGTATTATGATAAACATCAATTTGGGACACGCGCAAGAAGAAGCCATACTTTATCGATTAAGAAAACTCAACAATTTAGCCTATCCCCCAAAAAAGGGTCAAAAGCTGGAGCAAATATCGCGATCGTTAATTGAAAAGAAGTATAATCCTTCAAGGGTAAGCTTGGAACTTTTCAAAGATGCATTTTCAGTCCCTCCTTCAATACCAAATGAAGGACTCAAATTGGAAAGCGTTACAGTGTACGGGCCTACAACATATGTTGCAGGACGATATCGTAAGATATCACGAAAACTCTCACATACACCATGGGTATTAAACGGCAAGAGAGTAATGGATGACAGCATAGAGGAAATCATCATACGAAACATAGCACCATATTTTTG TGATCAGAAAAAAGTAAACTTCATGTCAAGTGGCCGGGAGGATGTCGATGTTCGGTGTCTTGGCGCCGGTCGACCTTTTGTATTGGAAATATCAAATGCTTTTCGAACAACAATGTCTTCACAACAAACTCTCAAAATGAAAGCAAACATAGATGCTTCCCAAAAAGTGTCTGTACGCGATCTTCAAATAGTGAAACGCGAAGACTTGACACACATCAAAATGGGTGAAGAGCAAAAACGAAAATGTTACCGCGCGCTTTGCCAACTTGATTCGCCCGCTACTGTAGGTATTTTAGAAATGTTAAATGTTACAAAAGGATTTGAAATACAACAAAAAACTCCTATAAGAGTGCTACATCGCCGACCGTTACTTACACGGCCTCGCAGTATATATAGCCTAAAAGCGTCTGTTTGTGAAGAGAATAAACATTTATTAATACTTGATGTTGTAACACAGGCCGGGACATATATAAAAGAACTAGTGCACGGAGAATTCGGACGTACAACGCCATCCATTGCGTCAATAATTGGTCAGCGTATTGATATCGTTGCACTTGATGTAGAGGAAATTGACTTAGACTGGCCACCATCTATTGACTAA